The nucleotide window GGCAGCTTACGCTTGGCATGCAGCAACTGCCAGCAGTGCCACCTGCACCCTGCCGCCGCCACATCCTCCGGTCCCGATGCCATGTCCTCCTCTGATATCGATTCTCTGCGCGCCGAACTGGACACCATCGACGAAGAGATGATGCGCCTGCTGGGTGAGCGCTTTGGGGTGACGCGACGGGTCGGCGCGCTGAAGAAGGCCAATGGTCACAAGGCCGTGGACCCGGCGCGCGAGGCGGCGCAGGACGCCCGCATCCGTCGTCAGGCCGCCGCCGTCGGCATCGATGGGGATCTGGCGGTGGCGGTCATGCGCCTGGTGCGGGCGCGGGTTGTGGAAGACCACCGCGCCATGGGGGTGGGCGACTGACCATCGGGTCGGGTGGCCGGACTATCCGGAGCTATTACTGTCCCTGGCCGACGCGACCCGGTGTCGGCACCGTGGTCGGGCTGAGCGACGGCCGCGTCTTGTCTTTGGCGAGCAGGGCCTCGCGCCGCGCAATATAGAAGCCGGCGCCGGCGATGATCGCCGCCCCGGCCCAGGTCCACAGGCTTGTGGACTGCGCGAAAAACAGCCAGGCGAACAAGGCGACAAACGGCAGCTTGGTATAGTCGAAGCCAATCAGGTAGGAGGCGTCGGCGAGAGCGAAGCCGCGGTTGAACAGGATGTGTCCGGCCGTGCCGAGACCGCCCACCACAACCACCGCCAGCAATGCCTCAAGAGACGGCCACTGCCAGACGAACAGCGCCGGCAGCAGCGACAGCGGGATCAGCAACAGCACCATATAGACGGCAATGGCCTCTGGATTCTCGGTCCGCGCCAGAATCTTGACGATCATGATGTTCATGCCCGACAGCAGGGCGCTGCCCAGCACGATGAGGCTGGTCGGGTCCATGGTCTCGGCCCCAGGCCGGACGATGACCAGCGCCCCGGCGAAGCCGATCAGGGTGGCCATCAGACGGCGCGGGCCCACCACTTCCTTGAGGATGAACGGCGCCAGCAAGGTGGCGAACAGCGGCACCGTGAAGTTGAGCGCCGTCACCTGGGCCAGCGGCAGAACGGTGATGGCGTAGAAGGTGCCCATCATGCTGAACACGTTGAAGAAGGCGCGCAGGCCGTGCAGGCGGAGGCGGCTGGTGCGCAGCCCCGCCAGCCCCGCCCGCATCAGCCAGGGCAGCAGGAAGACCAGGCCGAATACGTTGCGGAAGAAGGCAATCTGAAAGGCGTGCATGCCGGCATCGGCGGCATAGCGGATACCGGTGCTCATGCCCGAAAAGAACAGCGCCGCGCCGAGCATCAAGACGGTGGCCCGCACGGTGGGGGTGAGACCGGACCAGTAGGCTTTCATGAGGGCCGGCCGTTGCCGCCCTGCGGGAGCGATGTGGGCGGGAGCGATGTCGGCGGCGCGGCGGCCGAGGGTGCGGCCGGCGGCGCGGCGATGGCGTCGGCCGCATCGGGCGAGCGCGGCAGGATGATCGGGTGCCGCGCCAGCCGGCTCTCCCGGTGCGCCACATAGGCGCCGGCGGCAGCGATGATGGCGGCGCCGACCCAGGTCAGGGAGTCCACCGACTCCGCATAGAACACCCAGCCGATCAGCGCCACGAAAGGCAGCTTTGCATAGTCGAACAGCGCCACGTAGGACGCGTCGGCCAGGGCAAAGCCACGGGTGAACACCTGATGCGCCGCGGTGCCCACAAAGCCCATGGCAATAGCCATGGCCCAGGTCCAGGCGTCCGGCCAGGTCCAGACGAAGAGCGCCGGAACGAGAAACAGCGGCGTCATGGTGATGCCCATCCACAGAACGATGGCGTCGGCCGGCTGCCGCGCCGACAGTTTCTTGATGATCATCATTTCCACGGCGAAGGTGGCGGCCGACAGCACCACCAGCAGGGCCAGCGGATCGAAGGCGGACAGTCCCGGGCGAACGATGATGAGGGCGCCGACGAAGCCGACGATGACCGCCATGCGGCGGCGCGGCCCGACTACTTCCTTCAACACGAAGGGCGCCAGCACGGTGGCGAAGAGGGGGGCGGTGAAGCCCAGCGCCGCGGCCTGGGCGATGGGCACGGTGGCGATGGCGAAGAACCAGGCCAGCCCGCCGACCACGCCGATGGCGGCGCGGCAGAGATAGAGCCTGAGGCTCGGCCGGTCGATGCGCACCGCCTGGGGCAGCGACCGCCACACCCATGGCAGGGTGAAGGCGAAACCGAAGAGGACCCGCAGAAAAGCAACCTCGAAAGGATGAACGCCGCGCGAGGTTTCCCGCTGCAGGCCGATCAGGATGGCGAACAGCAGTGATGCCACCAGCATGATGAGCGCGGCGCGCAGCGGCGCCGGCCAGCCGCGCCAGGTGGCCAGGGCCGCGGCCGCCGTCATGATCGCAACACGGGCCGTGCGAAGGCGGGGGCCGTCGCCACAGGCGCCGCCGCCGGCAGGGCGGCCCGTCGCGAGGCCGGCGGTGATGATGGATCCGGGATCATGTCTCTTCTATCGGCCCGGGCGGGGCCGTCTGTAAAGCCGGATCATGGCGGACTATTCGCCAGCCGCCTGCGGTTTCCGGGCGACGGTGGCGGCGCGGGATTCACGGCGGGCGATGTAGATGGCGGCCAGGGCGATGATGGCGGCCCCCACCCAGGTCAGCAGATCGGTGGCCTGACCAAAGGCAAACCAGCCGATCACCGCGGTCATGGGCAGCATGGTGTAGTGGAACATGACCACGAAGGAGGCGTCACCACGGGCGAAACCACGGGTCATGAGCTGGTGGGCGGAGGTAGCGCAGAAGCCGATGGCCAGGGTGACGCCTAGCATGGACCAGCTCGGCCACTGCCACTGGGTGAGGGCCATGACGAAGCTCACCGGGATCATCACCAGAACCAGATAGAGGACAATGGCGTCGGGGGAGTCGGTGCGGGCGAGTTTCTTGATGAGCATGATCTCTATGCCGACCAGTGCCGCGCCGACAACGACGATCAAGGCGTTGGGATCGAAGGCGGAGAGTCCGGGCCGCAGGATAACCAGGGCGCCGGCGAAGCCCACCAGCGTGGCGCCAAGGCGGCGGATGCCGACGCGTTCGCCGAGCATGAAGGGGGCCAGCAGGGTGGCATAGAGCGGGGCTGTGAAACTGAGCGCGGTGGCTTCGGCGATAGGCAGCAGCGAGACGGCGGTAAACCACAGGATCATAGCGGTGGCGCCGATTGCGCCACGCAGCAGGTGCAGTGGCAGGCGCTTTGTGCGGGCGCGGGACAGGCCGGCGCGGATCAGCCAGGGGGCGAGGAACAGCGCGCCAAAGATGGCCCGGAAGAAAGTCACCTGAAACGGATGCAGTTCGCTTGAGGCATGACGCGCCAGGCCGGTCATCAGGGCGAAGAAGAAAACCCCCGACGTGACCAGCAGGGCGGCCTGGGTCGGGCGCGACAGGCGATGCCACAGGCGGTGGGCGGGGGCAGGCAACAGGGCCATGGAACGGTTCCGGTAGAGCGGCGGCACCTGGGTGCCGACGGCAGAGGCACACAAGCAGCCGGGAAGCGGCAGGGGTTTGCCGCAACGGCGCAGCGGCGGATTTTCACCATAGCCCAGGGATGGCTATGACGTCCGCCGCCGGCGACGGCCGGGCGTCGTCAGGTCGCAGGGCTGGCGCCGGGCGGGGCTTCGGGCTAAAGACGGCCGGCAGCCCCTTCCCGTCGCCCGCG belongs to Alphaproteobacteria bacterium and includes:
- a CDS encoding DMT family transporter; translation: MKAYWSGLTPTVRATVLMLGAALFFSGMSTGIRYAADAGMHAFQIAFFRNVFGLVFLLPWLMRAGLAGLRTSRLRLHGLRAFFNVFSMMGTFYAITVLPLAQVTALNFTVPLFATLLAPFILKEVVGPRRLMATLIGFAGALVIVRPGAETMDPTSLIVLGSALLSGMNIMIVKILARTENPEAIAVYMVLLLIPLSLLPALFVWQWPSLEALLAVVVVGGLGTAGHILFNRGFALADASYLIGFDYTKLPFVALFAWLFFAQSTSLWTWAGAAIIAGAGFYIARREALLAKDKTRPSLSPTTVPTPGRVGQGQ
- a CDS encoding DMT family transporter, translating into MALLPAPAHRLWHRLSRPTQAALLVTSGVFFFALMTGLARHASSELHPFQVTFFRAIFGALFLAPWLIRAGLSRARTKRLPLHLLRGAIGATAMILWFTAVSLLPIAEATALSFTAPLYATLLAPFMLGERVGIRRLGATLVGFAGALVILRPGLSAFDPNALIVVVGAALVGIEIMLIKKLARTDSPDAIVLYLVLVMIPVSFVMALTQWQWPSWSMLGVTLAIGFCATSAHQLMTRGFARGDASFVVMFHYTMLPMTAVIGWFAFGQATDLLTWVGAAIIALAAIYIARRESRAATVARKPQAAGE
- a CDS encoding DMT family transporter; this translates as MTAAAALATWRGWPAPLRAALIMLVASLLFAILIGLQRETSRGVHPFEVAFLRVLFGFAFTLPWVWRSLPQAVRIDRPSLRLYLCRAAIGVVGGLAWFFAIATVPIAQAAALGFTAPLFATVLAPFVLKEVVGPRRRMAVIVGFVGALIIVRPGLSAFDPLALLVVLSAATFAVEMMIIKKLSARQPADAIVLWMGITMTPLFLVPALFVWTWPDAWTWAMAIAMGFVGTAAHQVFTRGFALADASYVALFDYAKLPFVALIGWVFYAESVDSLTWVGAAIIAAAGAYVAHRESRLARHPIILPRSPDAADAIAAPPAAPSAAAPPTSLPPTSLPQGGNGRPS
- a CDS encoding chorismate mutase, with amino-acid sequence MSSSDIDSLRAELDTIDEEMMRLLGERFGVTRRVGALKKANGHKAVDPAREAAQDARIRRQAAAVGIDGDLAVAVMRLVRARVVEDHRAMGVGD